The window GACTGGAAGCGCGATATAAGAACTACCCTCTCAGAAGGCTCTGAGGGAAAAACCGGGACCCATGCCGTCTTTTTACAGGATGAATGGGACCTGACCTATAAATGGATGCTTTATCTGGGAGGGCGCTACGAGTGGTGGAGAGGCTTTGATGGTAGTAAATCAAAGGATGTCGGTGGATCACGAGTTAAAACTTATCTGGATGAGAGAGAGGAAGACTATTTTTCCCCCAAGTTTGCCATTACCTACAGGCCTGATGAAAATTGGGATTTCAGGCTTTCGCTGGCCAGGGCCTACAGATTCCCGACCATTGGAGAGCTCTATTATGGAAAGATCACTCCCGCAGGAGACGTGGTTGAGACCAACCCCGACCTGAAAAGTGAAAAGATCTTCGCCAAAGATTTTACCATCACGAGAAGTCTGGACAGGGACGGGAAAGTCAGACTCAGTTTTTTTGAAAACTCCGAAAAGGACGCTATCTTCAGGCAAATTAACATCTATACAATGGTAACAAATTATCAAAATATAGATGAAATGAGAAAAAGGGGTATTGAATTCAGCGTAGAAAAAAGAAGGTTTCTGATTGACGGGCTTGATGTAATGGGTAACATAGCATATACTTATGCGGAAATCTTAAAGAATACCAATCTCCTCATCTCAGAGGGAAAAACTTTTCCTCGCTGTCCTGAATGGACTGCTAATGCCGTTATATCCTATTCCCCCATAAATGACCTTACTTTAACATTTGGCGGAAGCTATGCCAGCAAGGCATGGAATACTCTTGAAAACAAGGATACCAGAGGAGGATACGGCGGGGTCGACAGGTATCTGGTATTTGACACAAAGCTTATGTATAAATTCCTTAAAAATTGGAAAGCTTCTATGGCTGTCGATAACCTTACTGATGAACTTTACTACGCATCTCACCCCTATCCGAGAAGAACCTTTTTTGCCATGCTCGAGGCCAGTTTTTAATAATAGTTTGGCCGGCGTGAAGTATCAGCTTTAAGTTGTTAAAAAGTCAGTATCGTATGTGGATAGAAAAATTTAAAATTTATGGAGGTGTAGAAGATGAGACACATTTTAATTACCGCAATTGCGCTAAGTTTTATGATGTTTTCAAATGCCTTTGCCCATGATGTATGGATGGAGAAGAGGAATGGAGACATCGGTGTCCTATATGGACACGGCCTCAAGCTTGATCCTTATGACCCGGAAAAGATAAAGGATGTGAAAGGATTTGATAGCAAGGGGAAGGCTGTGAAAGTCGAAATTGTAAAACGAAAAGAGAGCGCCCTAATATCCCCAAAAGGAGAGGCCGCAACCATTGGTATGCTCTTTGACGGCGGCTACGGGGTAAAAACAACAGAAGGATCGAAAAAACTTACGAAAAGGGAAGCAAAGGGGAATTTTGAGATTATAGAGTCCACTAGATCATATAAATATTCTAAAGCCATGGTAGGTCCAAGTGATGTATCCTCGAAGCCTATCGGTTTGAGACTCGAGATAGTACCTCAGAAAAACCCATTCGCAATCAAGATTGGAGAAACACTCCCAATAAAGGTGTTGTTTGAAGGAAAACCGCTTGAGGGCGCTACAATCAAAGCTGGATGCACCCACGAAAGAAATCTAAAAGAGTATTCCGCGACAGACAAGGATGGCGTAGCTAACGTTGTTATTGAAAAAGGTTGTAATCAAATAATTAATGCAAGTTATAAAACTGCATTAAAAGATGATCCCGATGCAGATCTCCTTTCGATTTCAACAAATATGACTTTTGAGGTTAAATAATGTTGAAGGTGCTTTACCTCGGTTTCATGCTTCTGCTCCTGATGATTTCAGGGGCAGAAGCCCATTCCGTCCATTATCGAGTCGAAAACAAAGGTGTCAGCGTGAGAGTATTCTATGCGGAGGATGATCCTGCGAGCTACTCCTCTTATGAGATATTCGGTCCGGGAGACAAAATTCCCCATCAGAAAGGGAGAACCGACAGGAATGGTTTTGTTTCATTCTTACCCGATCGGCGGGGGATATGGATTATAAAGGTCTATGGAGAATCTGAACACGGGATGCACGGCACTCAAGTTGTAGTGAATATCAGCGAAAATCTCTTTATGGATTCTTTCAAGAAACCTCTCGTCGCACAGTACACAAAAGCCTTTGTTGGTATCAGCTTCCTTCTGGCACTCTTTGGATTATGGGCACTTCTAAAGTCGTGGAAAAAGAGAGGTGAAGTTACCTAAAAATTTTACCCTTTGGTAACACGAATTTAATTATTGTATTATGAAAATCAAAGCCCTCTGTGGAGGGTTTTAAAACTCGTAAGGAGGAAATGCAAGATGTTACAAGGTTCAAAGTTTAAGCGGGGTTTATTGTTCTACGGTTTGTTCTGTACTGTATTACTCTTTGTGATGGGTTTAGCTGCTAACTCCTACGCCGCCCATCCGCTTATCACTGATGATGCGGGCACGCAGGGCAAGGGGAAGTTTCAATTGGAGGTAAATGGCGAATACAACTATGAAAAGGAGACGGAAGGGGGAGTAACGAAAAAAGAGACAGGCGGTGAAGCGGCAGCTATCCTATCCTATGGGATAGTGGACAGTCTTGATATTGTCCTCGGTGTTCCCTATCAATGGTTCAGGGTTAAAGAGGAGGGAGATGTAACTTCCAGAGAGGATGGGATATCCGATATGTCGCTGGAGTTAAAGTGGCGATTTTATGAGAAGGACGGATTAAGCCTTGCCTTGAAGCCGGGAATGACTTTACCGACAGGGGACGAGGAGAAGGAATTAGGGACAGGAAGAGCAACATACAGTCTGTATTTTATCACCACAAAGGAGATCGAGCCATGGGCATTCCATTTAAATCTCGGTTACACTCGTAATGAATACAAACTTCAAGAAGACAAAGATGACAACAGAAAAGATATATGGCATGCCTCCCTTGCCGGAGAGGTAGAAGTCGTTAAAAATCTTAAAGTTGTTGCGAACATCGGAGTGGAGAGAAATGCTGATGAAGCTTCAAGCACCCATCCTGCGTTTATTCTGGGCGGCTTAATCTATTCACTCTCGGAGAATTTTGACATTGATTTCGGCGTTAAAGGTGGCCTCAATAAACCTGAGACCGACTATTCAATACTTGCAGGGATAGCCCTGAGATTTTAGGAGGTGGGAGATGAAAAGCTGTAAATTTTTTGTATTAGCGGTGGTAGTTATGATCCTGATTTCAACCTCAACAGTTTGGGCGCATTTTGGCCTGATCATCCCTTCTGACGACATTGTCTCCAAGGGGGATGAGAAAAAAATCGGTCTCCAGATCAAATTCATCCATCCTTTTGAAGGTCAGTACATGAACATGGAAAGACCGAAGGCAGTAGGAGTTATGGTAAACGGTAAGAGAGATGACCTCCTTCCGACCCTGAAAAAGAAGGTGGTGAAGGGGTTTTCCACGTGGGAGGCTGAATATAGGATTAAAGGGCCTGGCGACCACATATTCTTTGTTGAGCCTGAACCATACTGGGAACCTGCAGAGGAGAGCTTCATCATTCATTACACGAAGGTCGTAGTCAGCGCCCTCGGAAGAGAAGAGGGATGGGATAATGAGGTAGGACTCAAGACCGAGATCGCGCCCCTGACAAGGCCCTATGGCCTATGGGCAGGCAATGTATTTCAGGGGATTGTAAAGGTGGACGGCAAGCCTGTGCCTTACGCAGAGGTGGAGGTTGAATACTACAACGAAGAGGGGAAGATAAAGCCGCCTGCCGATCCATATATAACCCAGGTCGTAAAGGCCGATGCCGGCGGCGTCTTCACCTATGCGATGCCGAAGGCTGGGTGGTGGGGATTTGCCGCCCTTAGCACCGCCGATTTCAAATTAAAGTATGAAGGCAGAGAATATCCTGTTGAGATTGGCGCTGTCCTGTGGGTGAAGACGAGGGAGATGAAATAATGCATATATCAGAGGGAGTTCTTTCGGCGCCTGTCCTTATGGCAGGCGCCCTGCTTACCGTGGGCGGAACGGCGCTGGGACTTAAAAAGATGAACTATGAGAGGATACCGGAGGTGGCGGTTTTATCCTCTGCTTTCTTCGTCGCCTCTCTGATTCATGTGCCGGTAGGTCCATCAAGCGCTCACCTGATCCTCAATGGACTTGTAGGGCTTCTCCTGGGCTGGATGGCCTTCCCCTCCATTCTCGTGGCCTTGGCGCTTCAGGCGCTTCTCTTCCAGTTCGGCGGGTTTACCACCCTGGGTGTCAATACATTCAATATGGCAGCCCCTGCTATCATTGCCTATTATCTGTTTAATCTGCCTGTGCGAAAGGGCAATCACCTTCTGAGCATTATCTCAGGGTTTGCCGCCGGCGCCATAGGTGTCGGTATGGGAGCCCTTCTCGTTGCCCTGACACTTGTAAGCACAGGGGAGAGTTTTTTCAATGTGGCAAAATTGGTGGTAGTTGTACACCTGCCGGTGATGGTTATCGAGGGCATCATCACCGCCTTTTGTGTTGTATTTTTGAAAAGAGTAAAACCGGAAATCCTGGAGGTGAGGGGATGAAAGCAAGGATCAGGAGTCTTATCTTTTGTTTAGTACTCAGTATCTGTTATTTGATGCCCGTTTCCGCCCATGCCCATAAGGTAAATATCTATGCCTATGCCGAGGATGGCATGATTCACTCAGAAAGTTATTTTGTTGATGGCACAAAATGTAAGAATTCTCTTATCGAGGTCTTTGATGAAAGGGCAGGAACCAGACTATTGGAAGGTAAAACCGACGAAAATGGAAAGTTTTCCTTTAAAATTCCCAAGGTTACCTCCCTTAAACTGGTCCTCCATGCAAGCATGGGGCATCAGAATGAATACACACTTAGCGAGGATGAGGTCAGGGAGGCAATGGGTGAGGGACAACGCCCACAAGGCGCCCGGCAGAGTAAAGAGACCAAGACCGGTAAAGAAACATCTAAATCTTCTTCTCAACCGGAGAGAGTCAGTACAAAGAGCCGTGGAAAAATGGATAGAGAGGTTACAGACATTGGCAGAGGCATGAGTGAATCAGAGATGGAGGCCCTTATGGAAAGGGTTATTGACCGTAAGTTAAAACCTGTGATAGGGATGCTCGTTAAGTTACGGGAAAATAATGAAAAACCTGGTTTCACGGAGATCGTAGGAGGTATAGGTTATATCGTAGGATTGATGGGGGTGGCGATGTATCTGAAAAGAAGATTTAAGGAACGCAATTAACTCCCCTCCGGCAAAACAAGGCGAGGGGGGGACTTTTCATAGATAAGGCAGATTATGCATCTTGAGGAATTTGCAGAGGGCAATTCTTTTTTACATCGCCTCGATCCGCGGGTTAAGCTTATAACCTTCATACCCTACGTTTTTACTATTGCTTTAATGCGCGACATAAATGGTCCGCTCGCCGGACTGTTCATTTCCGCTTCCATGATAACTTTTGCCGGTATCAGTTTCAGGAAACTCTTGGGCAGACTGGTTGTGATAAACACGTTTATCTTTATGCTCTGGATTTTCCTTCCCGTAAGTTACCCCGGCCAGCCGGTTTTCAGTATCTTCTCTTTAACGGCAACCCGTGAAGGTTTCCTGTATGCCCTCTCCATTACCCTCAAGGCCAACGCCATTTTTCTGGCAACAATTGCCATCCTCGGCACATCGGAAGTCAACTCCCTTGCCCATGCCCTTGTCCATTTTAAGATACCTGATAAGCTCGTCTACCTCTTTTTCTTCTTCTACCGCTATATAAGTGTCCTGCACGAGGAGTATGGAAGACTGAAAAACGCGATGGCCATCAGGTCCTTTCGACCGGGTACGAATATCCATACGTACAGGACATACGGATATCTTGTGGGGATGCTTCTCGTGAGGAGTTATGAGCGGTCTCAGAGGATCTACAAGGCAATGCTGTGCCGGGGATCCAACGGTAAGTTCCATATCATGAGCCACTTCAAACTCAAAAAAGGGGATATACTGTTTGGTCTGATCATGACGATGATAACATTTATGATATGGCTTGTTGACAGGTATCCCATTTTTTGAGGGGGGCCGGGGACATGATGCGAAAGTCCGAAGGAAGCGCATCATGTCCCCGCCCGGAACAGATCGGCGATGAATCAGGGGGAGACGGTGATAGATATAAAGGATCTCGATTTTAGTTATCCTTACGGAAAAAAGGTATTTGAGGGTCTGAATTTTTCTCTGAAAAGAGGTGAGACGGTAGGGCTGACAGGCGCCAACGGCGCCGGTAAGACCACGTTGTTCCATCTGATAATGGGGCTTCTGAAACCTGATGCGGGGGAGATTGCAATATTTGGCAAGGCAAGGAAGGTGGAAAAAGATTTTATGGAGGTGAGGCGAAGGGTCGGTCTTGTATTTCAGGATTCCGATGACCAACTCTTCTGTCCAACCGTTGAGGAGGATATTGCCTTCGGACCATTAAACCTTGGGAAATCTCAGGAGGAGGCAAAGGCGATTGTCAGGGAGGTCTGTGAGAGGTTGGGGCTGAAAGGATTTGAAAGAAAAGTTACTCACCGCCTGTCAGGGGGAGAGAAGAGGCTTGTAGCCCTTGCCACGGCAGCGGCAATGAATCCGGAATGTTTCTTATTTGATGAACCGGTAGTCGGGCTCGATGAGGCAACAACAGATAGATTTTTGAGATACCTGAAGGAGTACGGAAAAACTTACGTTATCATCACCCATGACCGTGAGTTTTTAAAAAGCGCCGTGGATAAAGTCTATATGCTAAAGGACAGCAAGGTTATTTCCCTTTAATGGAGGTAAATATGAATGAGCTGGAAAAATTGAAAGTACTGCTTCATCACTGGAAGGAGCACAATAATGAGCATGCTGATGGTTACAGAGGTTGGGCAGAAAAGGCATCAT of the Syntrophales bacterium genome contains:
- a CDS encoding DUF4198 domain-containing protein; amino-acid sequence: MRHILITAIALSFMMFSNAFAHDVWMEKRNGDIGVLYGHGLKLDPYDPEKIKDVKGFDSKGKAVKVEIVKRKESALISPKGEAATIGMLFDGGYGVKTTEGSKKLTKREAKGNFEIIESTRSYKYSKAMVGPSDVSSKPIGLRLEIVPQKNPFAIKIGETLPIKVLFEGKPLEGATIKAGCTHERNLKEYSATDKDGVANVVIEKGCNQIINASYKTALKDDPDADLLSISTNMTFEVK
- a CDS encoding transporter is translated as MLQGSKFKRGLLFYGLFCTVLLFVMGLAANSYAAHPLITDDAGTQGKGKFQLEVNGEYNYEKETEGGVTKKETGGEAAAILSYGIVDSLDIVLGVPYQWFRVKEEGDVTSREDGISDMSLELKWRFYEKDGLSLALKPGMTLPTGDEEKELGTGRATYSLYFITTKEIEPWAFHLNLGYTRNEYKLQEDKDDNRKDIWHASLAGEVEVVKNLKVVANIGVERNADEASSTHPAFILGGLIYSLSENFDIDFGVKGGLNKPETDYSILAGIALRF
- the cbiQ gene encoding cobalt ECF transporter T component CbiQ, whose amino-acid sequence is MHLEEFAEGNSFLHRLDPRVKLITFIPYVFTIALMRDINGPLAGLFISASMITFAGISFRKLLGRLVVINTFIFMLWIFLPVSYPGQPVFSIFSLTATREGFLYALSITLKANAIFLATIAILGTSEVNSLAHALVHFKIPDKLVYLFFFFYRYISVLHEEYGRLKNAMAIRSFRPGTNIHTYRTYGYLVGMLLVRSYERSQRIYKAMLCRGSNGKFHIMSHFKLKKGDILFGLIMTMITFMIWLVDRYPIF
- a CDS encoding TonB-dependent receptor, which encodes DWKRDIRTTLSEGSEGKTGTHAVFLQDEWDLTYKWMLYLGGRYEWWRGFDGSKSKDVGGSRVKTYLDEREEDYFSPKFAITYRPDENWDFRLSLARAYRFPTIGELYYGKITPAGDVVETNPDLKSEKIFAKDFTITRSLDRDGKVRLSFFENSEKDAIFRQINIYTMVTNYQNIDEMRKRGIEFSVEKRRFLIDGLDVMGNIAYTYAEILKNTNLLISEGKTFPRCPEWTANAVISYSPINDLTLTFGGSYASKAWNTLENKDTRGGYGGVDRYLVFDTKLMYKFLKNWKASMAVDNLTDELYYASHPYPRRTFFAMLEASF
- the cbiM gene encoding cobalt transporter CbiM, whose protein sequence is MHISEGVLSAPVLMAGALLTVGGTALGLKKMNYERIPEVAVLSSAFFVASLIHVPVGPSSAHLILNGLVGLLLGWMAFPSILVALALQALLFQFGGFTTLGVNTFNMAAPAIIAYYLFNLPVRKGNHLLSIISGFAAGAIGVGMGALLVALTLVSTGESFFNVAKLVVVVHLPVMVIEGIITAFCVVFLKRVKPEILEVRG
- a CDS encoding DUF4198 domain-containing protein, whose amino-acid sequence is MKSCKFFVLAVVVMILISTSTVWAHFGLIIPSDDIVSKGDEKKIGLQIKFIHPFEGQYMNMERPKAVGVMVNGKRDDLLPTLKKKVVKGFSTWEAEYRIKGPGDHIFFVEPEPYWEPAEESFIIHYTKVVVSALGREEGWDNEVGLKTEIAPLTRPYGLWAGNVFQGIVKVDGKPVPYAEVEVEYYNEEGKIKPPADPYITQVVKADAGGVFTYAMPKAGWWGFAALSTADFKLKYEGREYPVEIGAVLWVKTREMK
- a CDS encoding ABC transporter ATP-binding protein; this translates as MIDIKDLDFSYPYGKKVFEGLNFSLKRGETVGLTGANGAGKTTLFHLIMGLLKPDAGEIAIFGKARKVEKDFMEVRRRVGLVFQDSDDQLFCPTVEEDIAFGPLNLGKSQEEAKAIVREVCERLGLKGFERKVTHRLSGGEKRLVALATAAAMNPECFLFDEPVVGLDEATTDRFLRYLKEYGKTYVIITHDREFLKSAVDKVYMLKDSKVISL